One Aphidius gifuensis isolate YNYX2018 linkage group LG5, ASM1490517v1, whole genome shotgun sequence genomic region harbors:
- the LOC122856994 gene encoding anion exchange protein 3, which produces MDRKSSMNTKKKLSFLGFGKKLLTDGNGTETPELDEEMEKVFAMDSKKFDVAKLGSISKSAGSDRDRGPPPRYGDHASNQHRKKSYPHPHMPLKSLHSRSMRRHLSPEGSVTELDQVESNVGNGQIRTDNEMDVLDSNGTTFINNEETIEHTPSTDEQESTTINSEFEAQISERAATGYNDNTVQGSPRVQFERIQEETTELGQIEELIAEEDKKIRRHHKHDHKRHHHKSRKYSLQEDPQWRKRSGAGLPDMSGALGRRVSVQPDEASTLQELDIEDLESHRSDDPRGRRRHKNSLIQIGRKKEGGIPHDAFKKMYDHSPHEVFVQLDELFGVGEEREWRETARWIKYEEDVEEGADRWGRPHVASLSFHSLLNLRRCLETGVVLLDLEEKDAAGLSYRVVEQMVIEELILPEDRAVVMRALLLRHRHVHENERGFRFGGKRNYSSYTSLQNLNDTKPKIIPMNQDNNNTTTIDMKEELTYTSSSEDLKKTGQNEYILKRIPTGAEATVVLVGAVEFLDQPTIAFVRLAEGVLMPSITEVTIPVRFLFTLLGPRNADLDYHEIGRSISTLMANTSFHKIAYKANDRQELLSAINEFLDDSIVLPPGDWERHALLPFDELKSKSEAIRKRKASALAKNKKINLIQTNDLSAAAIKKALMAGEEKQKRDDPLRRTGRPFGGLINDIKRRYAFYASDFTDGLNSSCIAAAIFMYFAALCAAITFGGLISDKTKDTIGISETLVSCSLTGIIMALFSTQPLVIIGTTGPLLLFDESLYSFCKSNDLDFLTMRVYVGAWMGIIALSIACVEGSVLVRLFTRFTEEIFTGLISIIYIVEAFQKVQKYFRLNPLHHEYCFIPELTSIYNDNDDDDNINNNATNNKYILNTNITTILNNADIDIMNFNKTNICHGKFLDSYNQFGLLINQPNTALMCTILCIGTFLGAYYLRIFRNSHYLGRSARRAFGDFGVPISIIIFVVIDFIADVKTEKLLVPEGLTPTMSNRNWFVSPNGDGNKNIPFTMALGCIIPAFLVYILVFMETQISELIIDKKERKLKKGNGYHMDIVVVCLMNVVCGLFGFPWCSAASVRSLTHVSAVMVMSTTHAPGEKPHIVEVKEQRVSALIVAILVGLSVLMTPLLKKVPMAVLVGVFLYMGVSSTNGVQLFDRIKLFFMPVKHHGGANYVRRVQTYKMHIFTFIQILCLSVLWIVKSTSVALSLPFFLILMIPLRAQMSKFFTPAELRALDSKGSEIDTQDELDFYEEAPLPG; this is translated from the exons ATGGATCGTAAATCATCTATGAATACCAAGAAAAAGCTTTCTTTTCTTGGCTTTGGTAAAAAACTATTG ACAGATGGAAATGGCACAGAAACACCAGAGTTGGACGAAGAGATGGAGAAAGTCTTTGCAATGGATTCTAAAAAATTCGACGTAGCAAAACTTGGATCAATCTCAAAATCAGCTGGATCTGATCGTGATCGAGGCCCACCACCACGTTATGGTGATCACGCTTCTAACC agcacagaaaaaaaagttatcctCATCCGCACATGCCACTAAAAAGTTTGCATAGCCGATCAATGCGACGACATTTATCACC CGAGGGATCAGTGACAGAGTTGGATCAAGTAGAGTCAAATGTTGGAAATGGACAAATTCGTACTGATAACGAAATGGATGTATTAGACAGCAACGGtacaacatttataaataatgaagaaaCAATTGAACATACACCATCAACAGATGAACAAGAAAGTACAACAATTAATAGTGAATTTGAAGCTCAAATATCTGAAAGAGCTGCAACTGGTTACAATGATAATACAGTACAAGGAAGTCCAAGAGTACAATTTGAAAGAATACAAGAAGAAACCACTGAATTGGGAcaaattgaagaattaattgctgaagaagataaaaaaataagaagacaTCATAAACATGAtcacaa aAGACACCATCATAAATCACGAAAATATTCACTTCAAGAAGATCCACAATGGAGAAAACGTTCAGGTGCTGGTCTTCCAGATATGTCTGGTGCACTTGGAAGAAGAGTATCTGTTCAGCCAGATGAAGCAAGTACACTTCAAGAGCTTGATATTGAAGATTTAGAATCACATAGAAGTGATGATCCAAGAGGTAGAAGAAgacataaaaattcattaatacaaattggtagaaaaaaagaagGTGGTATACCACatgatgcatttaaaaaaatgtatgatcATTCACCACATGAGGTATTTGTACaacttgatgaattatttggtGTTGGTGAAGAAAGAGAATGGCGAGAAACAGCAAGATGGATAAAATATGAAGAAGATGTTGAAGAGGGTGCTGATAGATGGGGTAGACCCCATGTTGCATCATTGAGTtttcattcattattaaatcttCGACGTTGTTTAGAGACTGGTGTTGTTTTACTTGATTTAGAAGAAAAAGATGCTGCTGGTTTATCATACAGAGTTGTTGAACAAATGGTTATTGAAGAACTTATATTACCAGAAGATAGAGCTGTTGTTATGAGAGCTTTATTACTTCGTCATCGACATGTACATGAAAATGAACGTGGTTTTAGATTTGGtggaaaaagaaattattcaaGCTACACAAGTCTTCAg aatttaaatgatacaaagccaaaaataattccaatgaatcaagataataataatactacgACAATTGATATGAAAGAAGAATTAACATATACAAGTAGTAGTGAGGATCTTAAAAAAACTGgacaaaatgaatatatattaaaaagaatacCAACTGGTGCTGAAGCAACAGTTGTTCTTGTTGGTGctgttgaatttttagatCAACCAACAATAGCATTTGTTCGTCTTGCTGAGGGTGTATTAATGCCATCAATAACTGAAGTTACAATACCagttagatttttatttactttattggGTCCACGTAATGCTGATTTAGATTATCATGAAATTGGAAGATCAATATCAACATTAATGGCTAATACGTCATTTCATAAAATAGCATATAAAGCAAATGATAGACAAGAACTATTATCAgcaattaatgaatttttagatGATTCAATTGTTTTACCACCAGGTGATTGGGAAAGACATGCATTATTACCATTTGATGAACTTAAATCAAAAAGTGAAGCAATTAGAAAACGTAAAGCAAGTGCAttagctaaaaataaaaaaattaatttaatacaaacAAATGATTTAAGTGCTGCTGCTATTAAAAAAGCATTAATGGCTGgtgaagaaaaacaaaaacgtGATGATCCATTAAGACGTACTGGTAGACCATTTGGTggtttaataaatgatattaaaagaAGATATGCATTTTATGCATCTGATTTTACTGATGGTTTAAATTCATCATGTATTGCTGCAGCTATTTTTAtg tatTTTGCGGCATTGTGTGCAg caATAACATTTGGAGGACTTATAAGtgataaaacaaaagataCAATTGGCATATCAGAAACACTTGTTTCTTGCTCATTAACTGGTATTATAATGGCACTATTTTCAACTCAACCACTTGTTATTATTGGTACAACTGGACCATTactattatttgatgaaagtttatattcattttgtaaaagtaatgatttagattttttaacaatgagAGTTTATGTTGGTGCATGGATGGGAATAATAGCATTATCAATAGCATGTGTTGAAGGATCAGTACTTGTACGTTTATTTACAAGATTTACAGAAGAAATATTTACtggtttaatatcaataatttatattgttgaagCATTTcaaaaagtacaaaaatacTTTCGTTTAAATCCACTACATCatgaatattgttttataccagaattaacatcaatatataatgataatgatgatgatgataatatcaataataatgcaactaataataaatatattttaaatacaaatataacaacaatactTAATAATGCTGATATtgatattatgaattttaataaaacaaatatatgcCATGGTAAATTTCTTGATAGCTATAATCAATttggtttattaataaatcaaccaAATACAGCATTAATGTGTACAATATTATGTATTGGTACATTTTTGGGTGCATATTATTTGAGAATATTTAGAAATAGTCATTATTTAGGAAGAAGTGCAAGACGTGCATTTGGTGATTTTGGTGTACCAATAagtattataatatttgttgtaattgattttattgctgatgttaaaactgaaaaattattagtacCAGAAGGTTTAACACCAACAATGTCAAATAGAAATTGGTTTGTATCACCAAATGGtgatggtaataaaaatataccattTACAATGGCACTTGGTTGTATTATACCAGCTTttcttgtttatatattaGTATTTATGGAAACACAAATATcagaattaataattgataaaaaagaacgtaaattaaaaaaaggtaatGGTTATCATAtggatattgttgttgtttgtttaATGAATGTTGTATGTGGATTATTTGGTTTTCCATGGTGTTCAGCAGCATCAGTTAGATCATTAACACATGTATCAGCAGTTATGGTTATGAGTACAACACATGCACCTGGTGAAAAACCACATATTGTTGAAGTTAAAGAACAACGTGTATCAGCACTTATTGTTGCTATATTAGTTGGTTTAAGTGTACTTATGAcaccattattaaaaaaagtaccAATGGCTGTATTAGTTGGTGTATTTCTTTATATGGGtgtatcatcaacaaatggagtacaattatttgatagaattaaattattttttatgccaGTTAAACATCATGGTGGTGCAAATTATGTTAGACGTGTACAAACATATAAAATgcatatatttacatttattcaaatattatgtCTCAGTGTATTATGGATTGTTAAAAGTACAAGTGTTGCATTAtcattaccattttttttaattcttatgaTACCTTTACGTGCacaaatgtcaaaattttttacaccAGCTGAATTACGTGCACTTGATAGTAAAGGATCAGAAATTGATACTCAAGATgaacttgatttttatgaaGAAGCTCCATTACCTGGttaa